One genomic segment of Bradyrhizobium diazoefficiens includes these proteins:
- a CDS encoding D-sedoheptulose 7-phosphate isomerase, translating into MSQDRIALHFQSSYAGMSKAIQSPDLLGTLHAIANEIAAALKRGNKLLLAGNGGSAADAQHIAAEIVGRYKLERVAWAALALTTDTSALTAIANDYGYEDVFARQVQGLGQRGDVFVGLTTSGRSPNILAALRVAREKGLVTVGFTGAKGESMRAFCDHILIAPTEDTPVVQQIHLMSAHGICDQIEHKLVNDHAAG; encoded by the coding sequence TTGTCGCAAGATCGCATTGCACTCCACTTTCAAAGCTCGTACGCCGGGATGTCCAAAGCGATCCAAAGTCCGGATCTGCTCGGCACTCTGCACGCCATCGCCAATGAGATTGCAGCCGCTCTGAAGCGGGGTAACAAGCTGCTGCTGGCCGGCAACGGAGGAAGTGCGGCCGACGCCCAGCACATCGCCGCGGAGATCGTCGGACGCTACAAACTCGAGCGCGTGGCTTGGGCAGCGCTCGCGCTGACGACGGATACGTCGGCCTTGACGGCGATCGCGAACGATTATGGCTACGAGGACGTGTTCGCGCGTCAGGTCCAAGGACTGGGTCAACGCGGCGACGTGTTCGTCGGCCTCACGACGTCCGGCCGGTCTCCCAATATTCTCGCAGCGTTGAGGGTTGCGCGAGAGAAGGGCCTCGTGACGGTGGGATTCACCGGCGCCAAGGGCGAGAGCATGCGCGCGTTCTGCGACCACATCCTGATCGCACCGACGGAGGACACGCCGGTCGTTCAGCAGATTCATCTGATGTCGGCCCATGGAATCTGTGACCAGATCGAACACAAGCTCGTCAACGATCATGCGGCCGGTTAG
- a CDS encoding glycosyltransferase family 9 protein, giving the protein MAALSLVTPKSRVPQRVSNVGLIALGAIGDTILSVGPAVPVLRKAFPEASISLFTSRANSGIAPLLPPCDRLTILPISDPLRSVRLLRSQKQDILIDFTAWPRIGALLSRLSGAKFTLGFETRGQHRHFAFDATVRHSDQIHEFENYVNLLSVVGAERPSWPRIQPSEAARSKIRSEWSRQYVVFHPWASGFKKEMREWPIGHWQILAQALVRQDFDVVFTGGPADAETSRELVAGIDVPPGRAINVAGKYSIDETAALLEASSCVVSVNTGIMHLAAALDLPMVALHGPTNPVRWGPLSKRACSISPRGGETAFLNLGFEYPEDFESCMHLLSVEEVLACLRERMDLRESA; this is encoded by the coding sequence GTGGCAGCCCTGTCTCTGGTCACGCCGAAGAGCAGGGTGCCTCAGCGGGTATCGAACGTCGGCTTGATTGCCCTTGGCGCAATCGGCGACACGATACTCTCCGTCGGGCCGGCCGTGCCGGTTCTCAGAAAAGCCTTCCCGGAGGCTTCAATATCTCTGTTCACTTCGCGAGCCAATAGCGGCATAGCGCCCCTGCTGCCGCCTTGCGATCGGCTCACCATCCTCCCGATATCCGATCCGCTGCGGTCGGTTCGGCTGCTGCGTAGTCAGAAGCAGGACATCCTGATCGATTTTACGGCGTGGCCTCGCATCGGTGCGCTGCTCTCACGCTTGTCCGGCGCGAAATTCACTCTCGGATTCGAGACTCGCGGACAACACCGTCATTTCGCATTTGATGCCACGGTCAGGCACTCCGATCAGATTCACGAATTCGAGAACTACGTGAATCTTCTTAGCGTCGTAGGAGCCGAGCGTCCCTCCTGGCCGCGCATCCAGCCTTCGGAGGCGGCGCGATCCAAGATCCGCAGCGAGTGGTCCAGGCAATACGTCGTCTTCCATCCCTGGGCATCAGGCTTCAAGAAGGAGATGCGCGAGTGGCCGATCGGTCATTGGCAGATATTGGCGCAGGCCCTGGTGCGGCAAGACTTCGACGTCGTGTTCACCGGCGGTCCCGCAGACGCAGAGACCTCCAGAGAGCTGGTTGCAGGCATCGATGTGCCGCCGGGCCGCGCCATCAATGTTGCCGGCAAGTACTCGATCGACGAGACGGCCGCTCTTCTGGAGGCGAGCTCCTGCGTCGTTAGCGTCAACACGGGAATCATGCATTTGGCCGCTGCGCTCGACCTGCCGATGGTTGCGCTGCATGGTCCGACGAATCCAGTGCGATGGGGACCGCTTAGCAAGCGCGCGTGCTCGATCAGCCCTAGGGGCGGCGAAACTGCATTCCTCAATCTCGGTTTCGAGTACCCAGAGGATTTCGAGTCATGCATGCACTTACTCAGTGTCGAGGAGGTGCTTGCCTGCCTGCGCGAGAGGATGGATTTGAGAGAGAGTGCCTGA
- a CDS encoding ABC transporter substrate-binding protein: protein MLRHVRLFTVCLAPFLLHPLTSTGLCADAEASRVVVELVAPRDISLAGALVASKEGFFAQQRLSVRFSNPQERDSSSDDDSTVIIRLQNARDFLIARATGTPFVAIAGNYLDSSATFFFRRDRNIRSAQDLAGKSIGYDLNSDTGLIFEWFLAKNSVARSTIAERAANPGVLGLLDNSVDVVLGHSGLDDLALEKAGIEYDTLDPRAYGVHALGTVYVTSEANVRQKPETLVRFLRALIAGWDYAYNYPEQAVALLALPTDSDAQRNALKRALQQQREYQRPGGVRFGEALRSRWSDLYSFMSQRRLIRTPIDLPRATDTKLLTEAYRVRLGPTSTAD, encoded by the coding sequence ATGCTGCGCCATGTTCGTCTTTTTACCGTTTGCCTGGCTCCGTTCTTGCTGCATCCCCTGACCTCGACCGGCCTCTGCGCCGATGCCGAGGCGAGTCGCGTGGTCGTGGAGCTGGTCGCACCGCGAGATATCTCGCTAGCCGGAGCCTTGGTCGCATCCAAGGAAGGCTTCTTCGCCCAACAGAGACTTTCGGTCAGATTTTCTAATCCTCAGGAGCGCGACAGCAGTTCCGACGATGACTCGACCGTTATCATTCGTCTGCAGAACGCCCGCGATTTCCTGATCGCTCGGGCGACAGGCACGCCTTTCGTTGCCATCGCAGGCAACTATCTCGACAGTTCGGCGACATTCTTTTTTCGTCGCGATCGGAACATCCGCTCGGCGCAGGATCTTGCCGGCAAGTCGATCGGATACGATCTGAATTCGGATACAGGACTGATCTTCGAATGGTTCCTCGCGAAGAACTCGGTAGCCAGGTCAACCATCGCCGAACGGGCGGCTAATCCCGGAGTGCTGGGATTGTTGGACAATTCCGTCGACGTCGTGCTCGGCCATTCCGGGCTCGACGACCTCGCGCTGGAGAAAGCCGGGATCGAGTATGACACCCTCGATCCTCGTGCCTACGGCGTTCATGCCCTGGGCACCGTTTACGTCACAAGCGAAGCCAACGTACGGCAAAAGCCGGAGACGTTGGTGCGTTTCCTGCGGGCTCTGATCGCGGGATGGGATTATGCCTACAACTATCCCGAGCAGGCCGTTGCACTACTGGCATTGCCCACGGACAGCGATGCCCAGCGCAATGCGCTGAAACGTGCCCTGCAGCAGCAACGAGAGTACCAGAGACCAGGAGGCGTCCGCTTTGGCGAGGCGCTGCGCAGCCGCTGGAGCGATCTTTACAGCTTTATGTCACAACGCCGCTTGATCCGCACTCCGATTGACTTGCCCAGGGCCACCGATACAAAACTATTAACTGAAGCCTATCGCGTCCGGCTCGGACCGACGAGCACGGCAGACTGA
- a CDS encoding polysaccharide biosynthesis tyrosine autokinase, whose product MLQVDPKALRSPPSAPEQPQRASATSQDSLLALRALIRRQLPFIVLTVIVCVGLAGAYCMTAEKKYTSTAALIIDSRKTQVLNQQSSSSPLGVDTPLDSATVDSQVEILKSEKVGLAVIKDLDLIHNPEFISNEKSWLSSVFGLFFESSPLSEQSLTRIVLMQLQRNLSVKRKALSYVIEVSYKSRDPELSAHIANAIAEAYFVDALEAKYQASKRAASWLQDRLKELRAQASAADRAVADYKAKNNIVDTGGRLLTEQQLAETNSALTIARAQTAEAQARYDRLSSILNDENRDVNDLFKDIATVTDSLRNDVITRLRQQYLDLAARESDWSKRYGPQHLAVVNIRNQMREIRKSITDELRRIGESYKSDLEIARAREASVQASLKSTIDQSNDTSQAQIVLHDLDSNAQSARALADNFLQLYMLSVQQQSFPMTDARLITEASPPLRPSDPKTMLIILAAIVGGSLLGFGVGWTRDALDQVVRTRDDAEALLGVSCLAVTPRIGGGDGRGNRASLAGRIKRAFGWLLGTKKERDARGDVGSLAAIPSANAATGSGALTVVDDVMRFVQDSPFSRFTEAVRSIKVAADIAFMDHKSRVIGFTSALPNEGKTTISASFAQILALAGNKVVLVDADIRNPSLTRSLAPTATQGLLDVVLGRVDLDSAILKDAETQLYFLPTVVPSRVAQSSEFLSSSAMAKTMEALREKFDWVVVDLSPLTPVIDVRSTSRLIDAYVLVIEWGRTDRDAIVNSLKDAPMLHDQIIGTVLNKADVDVLNRYDSNRGNYYYKNYYHRYGYVD is encoded by the coding sequence ATGCTTCAAGTTGACCCAAAAGCGCTTCGATCTCCTCCAAGTGCACCGGAGCAGCCGCAGCGGGCGTCGGCAACGTCGCAGGACTCGCTGCTGGCCCTGAGAGCACTTATCCGGCGGCAGCTGCCCTTCATCGTGTTGACGGTCATCGTGTGTGTCGGCCTCGCTGGCGCCTACTGCATGACGGCGGAAAAGAAGTATACCAGCACGGCGGCGCTGATCATCGACAGCCGCAAGACGCAAGTCTTGAACCAGCAGTCCTCGTCGTCGCCGCTCGGCGTGGACACGCCGCTCGATTCGGCGACTGTCGACAGCCAAGTCGAAATTCTGAAATCGGAGAAGGTCGGGCTCGCGGTCATCAAGGATCTCGACTTGATCCACAATCCCGAGTTTATCAGCAACGAGAAGAGCTGGTTATCGTCGGTTTTTGGCCTGTTTTTCGAAAGCAGTCCGCTCTCCGAGCAGTCCCTCACGCGCATCGTGCTGATGCAACTCCAGAGAAATCTTTCCGTCAAGCGCAAGGCGCTGAGCTACGTCATAGAGGTCTCCTACAAGTCACGAGATCCGGAGCTGTCGGCTCATATCGCCAATGCGATCGCCGAGGCCTATTTCGTTGATGCACTCGAGGCGAAATATCAGGCGTCGAAGCGGGCGGCTAGCTGGCTCCAGGACCGTCTGAAGGAGCTACGCGCACAGGCTTCCGCCGCCGACCGCGCGGTCGCGGACTACAAGGCCAAGAATAACATCGTCGACACCGGTGGCCGGCTGCTCACCGAACAGCAGCTCGCCGAAACCAACAGCGCTCTGACGATCGCGCGGGCGCAGACTGCCGAAGCGCAGGCGCGTTACGATCGGCTCTCGTCGATTCTCAACGACGAAAACCGCGATGTGAACGATCTGTTCAAGGACATCGCCACGGTCACGGACTCGTTGCGCAACGACGTCATCACGCGGTTGCGCCAGCAATATCTCGACCTCGCGGCCCGTGAGTCTGATTGGTCGAAGCGTTACGGGCCCCAGCATCTGGCGGTGGTCAATATCCGCAACCAGATGCGGGAGATCCGCAAGTCGATTACCGACGAGCTCCGCAGAATCGGCGAATCCTATAAGAGCGACCTAGAGATCGCGCGCGCACGCGAAGCGTCCGTGCAGGCCAGTCTTAAGTCGACCATCGACCAGTCGAACGACACGAGCCAAGCACAGATCGTATTGCACGATCTCGACAGCAATGCGCAGAGCGCGAGGGCGCTCGCCGACAACTTCCTCCAGCTCTACATGCTGTCGGTCCAGCAGCAATCATTCCCGATGACGGATGCACGTCTGATCACGGAAGCGTCGCCGCCGCTGCGGCCCAGCGATCCCAAGACGATGCTCATTATCCTGGCGGCCATTGTTGGTGGCTCCTTGCTCGGCTTTGGAGTAGGCTGGACCAGGGATGCGCTTGACCAGGTCGTCCGCACCCGCGATGATGCCGAAGCCTTGCTGGGCGTCAGCTGCCTAGCTGTGACGCCGAGGATTGGCGGAGGCGATGGAAGAGGAAACAGGGCGTCCCTTGCCGGACGCATCAAACGCGCTTTCGGCTGGCTGCTCGGCACCAAAAAAGAACGTGATGCGCGGGGTGACGTGGGTAGCTTGGCTGCCATACCTTCCGCGAACGCGGCGACGGGATCAGGCGCCCTTACGGTCGTCGACGATGTGATGCGCTTTGTCCAGGATTCTCCGTTCTCCCGTTTCACGGAAGCGGTGCGATCGATCAAGGTCGCGGCCGACATTGCCTTCATGGATCACAAGTCCAGGGTGATAGGCTTCACCTCGGCGTTGCCCAACGAGGGAAAAACGACGATCAGCGCCTCCTTCGCTCAGATTCTAGCGCTCGCTGGTAACAAGGTCGTGCTGGTGGATGCCGATATTCGCAATCCATCCCTGACCCGATCGCTCGCGCCCACAGCAACACAGGGCTTGCTCGATGTCGTGCTAGGCAGGGTCGATCTCGATTCCGCGATTCTCAAAGATGCGGAGACCCAGCTCTACTTCCTGCCGACTGTCGTTCCGTCGCGGGTTGCGCAGTCGTCCGAGTTTCTGTCCTCCTCCGCAATGGCCAAGACCATGGAGGCGCTCCGTGAGAAGTTCGACTGGGTTGTCGTCGACCTGTCGCCCTTGACGCCGGTAATCGATGTTCGTTCGACCTCGCGGCTGATCGATGCCTACGTACTCGTCATTGAATGGGGACGCACGGACCGCGATGCGATCGTCAATTCGCTCAAGGACGCGCCGATGTTGCACGACCAGATCATTGGTACGGTTCTGAACAAGGCCGATGTGGACGTCCTGAACCGGTACGATTCCAACCGGGGCAATTACTACTATAAGAACTACTACCACCGGTACGGATACGTTGACTGA